From Hartmannibacter diazotrophicus, a single genomic window includes:
- a CDS encoding ATP phosphoribosyltransferase regulatory subunit gives MQDGAVARTIARVSERFAGAGFAPVEVPVLLPMEDFVRISGEEFRRRMFVTTDGRGVERCLRPEFTIPVCRKAVATGIAGDAVRFSYSGQIFRNGRAGESDEVWQMGGELIGRHDPAGADAEILALALDIARDNGVSAPQVTIGDVGLFAALLDALALPAAWKRRLMTQFGDPRKVRETVRHMHAPASGFAQFSPHADVIKALSEFPSERVGELFADILSIAGIQSVGGRTTSEIAERVLEQATLAAETVMPAGATDIVDAFLDLELPLAEAADKLKSHALMAGADKGALAAAIARFEARIDAFQASGIALDNVTFSASFGRRLGYYDGFVFDITDPRAAGLGQVCGGGRYDALMTSFGAPADVKAVGFAVWTERLAGLEASS, from the coding sequence ATGCAGGACGGGGCCGTCGCCAGGACCATCGCGCGCGTCTCGGAACGCTTTGCCGGGGCAGGCTTTGCGCCCGTCGAGGTGCCGGTTCTGCTGCCGATGGAAGACTTCGTGCGCATTTCCGGCGAGGAATTCCGCCGCCGCATGTTCGTCACCACCGACGGGCGCGGCGTCGAGCGCTGCCTGCGCCCCGAGTTCACGATCCCCGTCTGCCGCAAGGCGGTGGCGACCGGGATTGCCGGCGATGCCGTCCGCTTCAGCTATTCCGGTCAGATCTTCCGCAACGGCCGTGCTGGCGAGAGCGACGAGGTCTGGCAGATGGGCGGCGAGCTCATCGGCCGCCATGACCCGGCGGGCGCGGATGCCGAAATTCTCGCGCTGGCGCTCGACATTGCCCGCGACAACGGCGTTTCCGCGCCGCAGGTGACCATCGGCGACGTTGGCCTCTTTGCCGCCCTTCTCGATGCGCTGGCGCTTCCCGCCGCCTGGAAGCGCCGCCTGATGACCCAGTTCGGCGACCCGCGCAAGGTGCGCGAGACGGTGCGCCACATGCATGCGCCGGCGAGCGGCTTTGCCCAGTTCTCGCCCCATGCCGACGTGATCAAGGCGCTGTCGGAGTTTCCGAGCGAGCGAGTGGGCGAACTCTTCGCCGACATCCTCTCCATCGCCGGCATCCAGTCCGTCGGCGGGCGCACGACATCGGAAATCGCCGAACGTGTGCTGGAGCAGGCAACGCTTGCCGCCGAGACCGTCATGCCGGCGGGCGCGACCGACATCGTCGACGCCTTCCTCGATCTGGAACTGCCGCTCGCCGAGGCCGCCGACAAGCTGAAATCGCACGCCCTCATGGCCGGCGCCGACAAGGGTGCGCTCGCTGCCGCCATCGCCCGTTTCGAGGCGCGCATCGACGCCTTCCAGGCAAGCGGCATCGCGCTCGACAACGTGACCTTCTCGGCGAGCTTCGGCCGGCGGCTCGGCTATTACGACGGCTTCGTCTTCGACATCACCGACCCGCGCGCCGCCGGGCTCGGGCAGGTCTGCGGCGGCGGTCGCTACGATGCGCTGATGACGAGCTTCGGCGCACCGGCCGACGTCAAGGCAGTCGGCTTTGCGGTCTGGACCGAACGGCTCGCAGGACTGGAGGCGTCATCGTGA
- a CDS encoding DNA-3-methyladenine glycosylase I yields MEDARGDGLDVGADGIARCWWQGGLDDYRRYHDEEWGRPVADNRLMFEKLCLEGFQSGLSWLTILRKRENFRAAFAGFDIDKVAEYGDADVERLLGDAGIVRHKGKILAVINNAKRARAMRDRGLILSALVWSHEPDPESRPKVCDKAALMTLGKTKESTALSKLLRKDGWSFVGPTTVYAFMQSMGVVNDHVEGCHCRAHVEAARAAFVRPAW; encoded by the coding sequence ATGGAAGACGCACGGGGAGACGGACTGGATGTCGGTGCCGATGGGATCGCACGCTGCTGGTGGCAGGGCGGCCTTGACGACTATCGCCGCTATCACGACGAGGAATGGGGGCGTCCCGTCGCCGACAACCGGCTGATGTTCGAAAAGCTGTGTCTGGAGGGGTTCCAGTCAGGGCTTTCGTGGCTGACGATTTTGCGCAAGCGTGAGAATTTCCGCGCCGCCTTCGCCGGTTTCGACATCGACAAGGTGGCCGAATACGGCGATGCGGATGTCGAGCGCCTGCTGGGCGATGCCGGCATCGTCCGCCACAAGGGCAAGATCCTCGCTGTCATCAACAACGCCAAACGCGCCCGGGCGATGCGCGACCGGGGGCTGATCCTGTCCGCGCTCGTCTGGAGCCATGAGCCCGATCCGGAAAGCCGGCCCAAGGTCTGCGACAAGGCGGCGCTGATGACGCTCGGCAAGACGAAGGAGTCGACGGCGCTCTCCAAGCTGCTGCGCAAGGATGGCTGGTCTTTCGTCGGACCGACGACGGTCTACGCCTTCATGCAGTCGATGGGCGTCGTCAACGACCATGTCGAGGGCTGCCACTGCCGCGCCCATGTAGAGGCGGCGCGGGCGGCCTTCGTCCGGCCTGCTTGGTAG
- a CDS encoding ABC transporter ATP-binding protein/permease yields MTAFRASVREFLSIALPYFRSKDRWRGRGLLGAVIALQLFSVWLDVRFNEWNNTFYNALQDKKLDIFWHQLGIFSMLAAVYILTAVYQLYLSQWLQIRWRGFMTENYLSRWLGGGRHYRMALTGQSADNPDQRISEDTAGFVSDTLSLGVGLLGAIVSLVSFVVILWSISANFPLELFGKSFEIPGYLVWAAILYAGLGTFVTHLVGRQLVPLNFDQQRYEADFRFNLVRIRENGEEIALLAGERREEDGLDRRFGNVIGNWYQIMSRQKKLTFLTSGYAQLAVIFPFVVVSPLYFAGKMQLGDLMQTASAFGQVQGALSFFVTAYASIAAWKAGLNRLAGFERNLSSPRAEATADIDRRPRPMSGLAVETLEVRTPEGTRVISANGLMFSASRASLITGPSGSGKTSLVRAIAGVWPFAEGRIDTPPDGRIMVLPQKAYLPIGSLRDALAYPGSAGDIPDADMRDALAACGLSHLAGILDQGDGHPHLASRLSGGEQQRVAFARAILARPDVLILDEATSALDEASEAALYHLLKERLPDAAVISIGHRSSLAVLHDEMHAVTKEDGDVFVLRSAKASETALTPA; encoded by the coding sequence ATGACAGCCTTCCGCGCCAGCGTCCGCGAATTCCTTTCGATCGCCCTGCCCTATTTTCGCTCGAAGGACCGATGGCGGGGGCGTGGCCTCCTCGGCGCGGTCATCGCGCTGCAGCTCTTCTCCGTCTGGCTGGACGTGCGTTTCAACGAGTGGAACAACACATTCTACAACGCGCTGCAGGACAAGAAGCTCGACATCTTCTGGCATCAGCTCGGCATCTTCTCGATGCTCGCGGCCGTCTACATCCTGACCGCCGTCTACCAGCTCTATCTCTCACAATGGCTGCAGATCCGCTGGCGCGGTTTCATGACTGAGAATTACCTGTCGCGCTGGCTCGGCGGCGGCAGGCACTACCGCATGGCGCTGACCGGCCAGTCCGCCGACAACCCGGACCAGCGCATTTCCGAGGACACCGCGGGCTTCGTCTCCGACACGCTGTCGCTCGGCGTCGGCCTTCTCGGAGCCATCGTCTCGCTGGTCTCCTTCGTCGTGATCCTCTGGTCGATCTCGGCCAATTTCCCGCTCGAGCTCTTCGGCAAGAGCTTTGAGATTCCCGGCTATCTCGTCTGGGCGGCAATCCTCTATGCCGGACTCGGCACCTTCGTCACCCATCTCGTCGGGCGCCAACTGGTGCCGCTCAACTTCGACCAGCAGCGCTACGAAGCCGATTTTCGCTTCAACCTCGTGCGCATCCGCGAGAATGGCGAGGAGATCGCGCTGCTTGCCGGCGAAAGGCGCGAGGAGGACGGGCTGGACCGCCGCTTCGGCAACGTGATCGGCAACTGGTACCAGATCATGTCGCGGCAGAAGAAGCTGACCTTCCTCACCTCCGGCTACGCCCAGCTTGCGGTGATCTTCCCCTTCGTCGTCGTCAGCCCGCTCTATTTTGCGGGCAAGATGCAGCTCGGCGACCTGATGCAGACGGCCTCGGCCTTCGGCCAGGTGCAGGGCGCCCTCTCCTTCTTCGTGACGGCCTATGCCTCGATCGCCGCCTGGAAGGCCGGACTCAACCGGCTTGCCGGCTTCGAACGCAATCTTTCGTCGCCGCGCGCCGAAGCGACGGCGGACATCGATCGACGCCCCCGCCCGATGTCGGGACTTGCCGTCGAAACGCTTGAGGTCCGCACGCCCGAGGGAACGCGTGTCATCTCCGCCAACGGCCTCATGTTCTCCGCGTCTCGGGCGAGCCTCATCACCGGGCCGTCGGGATCGGGCAAGACGAGCCTCGTGCGCGCCATCGCCGGTGTCTGGCCCTTTGCCGAGGGCCGGATCGACACACCGCCGGACGGACGGATCATGGTGCTACCGCAAAAGGCCTATCTGCCGATCGGCAGCCTGCGCGACGCGCTCGCCTATCCAGGTTCAGCGGGAGACATCCCCGACGCCGACATGCGCGATGCGCTGGCGGCCTGCGGCCTTTCCCATCTCGCCGGCATCCTCGATCAGGGCGACGGCCACCCGCATCTTGCCTCGCGTCTTTCCGGCGGCGAGCAACAGCGGGTTGCCTTCGCCCGCGCGATCCTTGCCCGGCCCGATGTGCTGATCCTCGACGAGGCGACGTCGGCTCTCGACGAAGCCTCGGAGGCCGCGCTCTATCATCTTCTGAAGGAGCGGCTGCCGGACGCCGCCGTGATCTCCATCGGCCATCGCTCCAGCCTTGCCGTGCTCCACGACGAGATGCATGCGGTCACGAAGGAAGATGGGGACGTTTTCGTGCTGCGATCAGCCAAGGCGTCCGAAACGGCACTGACGCCGGCGTGA
- the hisS gene encoding histidine--tRNA ligase has translation MSTTSDNKTAARLPRGLVDRTADDIRAMDEMTSKIRQTYELYGFEPVETPIIEYTDALGKFLPDQDRPNEGVFSFQDDDEQWLSLRYDLTAPLARYVAENYERLPKPYRSFRAGWVFRNEKPGPGRFRQFMQFDADTVGAPSVSADAEMCMMMADTLEALGIARGDYVIRVNNRKVLDGAMEAARLAGDTLAGVRLNALRALDKFDKFGLEGVSLLLGPGRRDESGDFTKGCALEGDQIAILLSILGDQPLHSLADTIAASVRGVEGIEELKTIEELVRSAGYGEDRIKIDTSVVRGLEYYTGPVFEAELLFPVTNEDGQVVRFGSVGGGGRYDGLVGRFLKEDVPATGFSIGVSRLASALKTLGKLGAKRTRGPVVVLVMDKSAIASYQTMVAELRAAGIRAEMYLGSSGMKAQMKYADRRDAPLAIIEGSNEREAGEVQIKDLDLGKEMSKEIADNETWRASRPAQVTVKRADLVAEVSRMLAAMAEG, from the coding sequence ATGAGCACGACGTCCGACAACAAGACCGCCGCACGGCTGCCGCGCGGCCTCGTCGACCGCACCGCGGACGACATCCGCGCCATGGACGAGATGACGTCCAAAATCCGGCAGACCTACGAACTCTACGGTTTCGAGCCGGTCGAAACGCCAATCATCGAATACACCGACGCGCTCGGAAAATTCCTGCCCGACCAGGACCGCCCCAACGAGGGCGTCTTCTCCTTCCAGGACGACGACGAGCAGTGGCTGTCGCTGCGCTACGACCTGACCGCGCCGCTTGCCCGCTATGTGGCCGAGAATTACGAACGCCTGCCGAAGCCCTATCGCAGTTTTCGCGCCGGCTGGGTCTTCCGCAACGAAAAGCCCGGCCCCGGCCGCTTCCGCCAGTTCATGCAGTTCGACGCCGACACGGTCGGCGCGCCGTCGGTCTCGGCGGACGCGGAAATGTGCATGATGATGGCCGACACGCTGGAAGCGCTCGGCATCGCGCGCGGCGACTACGTGATCCGCGTCAACAATCGCAAGGTGCTGGACGGGGCGATGGAAGCGGCCCGCCTTGCCGGCGACACGCTGGCCGGCGTGCGGCTCAATGCCCTACGCGCGCTCGACAAGTTCGACAAGTTCGGGCTTGAGGGCGTCTCGCTGCTGCTCGGCCCCGGCCGCAGGGACGAGTCCGGCGACTTCACCAAGGGCTGCGCCCTCGAAGGCGACCAGATCGCCATCCTTCTTTCCATTCTCGGCGACCAGCCGCTTCACAGCTTGGCAGACACGATCGCCGCGTCGGTTCGGGGCGTCGAGGGCATCGAGGAACTCAAGACGATCGAGGAACTCGTTCGCTCGGCCGGCTACGGTGAGGACCGCATCAAGATCGACACCTCGGTCGTGCGCGGCCTTGAATATTACACCGGCCCAGTCTTCGAGGCGGAGCTGCTCTTCCCCGTCACCAACGAGGACGGGCAGGTCGTCCGCTTCGGTTCGGTCGGCGGCGGCGGGCGCTATGACGGCCTCGTCGGCCGTTTCCTGAAGGAAGACGTGCCGGCGACGGGCTTTTCCATCGGCGTCTCCCGCCTCGCCTCGGCGCTGAAGACGCTCGGCAAGCTCGGCGCGAAGCGCACGCGCGGCCCGGTCGTCGTGCTCGTCATGGACAAGTCGGCGATTGCCTCCTACCAGACCATGGTGGCCGAGCTTCGCGCCGCCGGCATCCGCGCCGAAATGTATCTCGGCTCGTCGGGCATGAAGGCGCAGATGAAATACGCTGACCGGCGCGACGCGCCGCTTGCCATCATCGAGGGCTCCAACGAGCGCGAGGCCGGCGAGGTGCAGATCAAGGATCTCGACCTCGGCAAGGAAATGTCCAAGGAGATCGCCGACAACGAGACCTGGCGGGCGAGCCGCCCGGCACAGGTGACCGTGAAGCGGGCCGATCTCGTCGCCGAGGTGAGCCGCATGCTCGCCGCGATGGCCGAGGGCTGA
- a CDS encoding protein phosphatase CheZ — protein MSMRRRAYRIESFMNGSEGLATHAPRSAAPSSADTAAILREIQDLKRLITPSQDISATVLDDYRRQFSEAMKLKSEMDEIQAAILQTKREIATLHVSNFEGREMSRVTDELDAVVNGTEMATESILSAAEAIDDAANTLSARTKGEDHDLAADIQERVVGIFEACNFQDLTGQRITKVVNALRFVEDRVNRMIEIWGGMEGFSEIEAEEMAKREGDAALLNGPALDHVDEDIASQDDIDALFA, from the coding sequence ATGTCGATGAGGCGGCGGGCTTACCGGATCGAATCCTTCATGAACGGTTCTGAGGGATTGGCCACGCATGCGCCCCGTTCGGCTGCACCCTCGTCCGCGGACACGGCGGCGATCCTGAGAGAGATCCAGGATCTGAAGCGCCTCATCACGCCGTCCCAGGATATCAGCGCCACGGTTCTTGACGACTATCGCCGCCAGTTCAGCGAGGCGATGAAGCTGAAGTCGGAGATGGACGAGATCCAGGCCGCGATCCTGCAGACCAAGCGCGAGATCGCGACGCTGCATGTCTCCAATTTCGAGGGGCGGGAAATGTCCCGCGTCACCGACGAACTCGATGCCGTCGTCAACGGCACGGAAATGGCGACGGAATCGATCCTGTCCGCCGCCGAGGCGATCGACGACGCCGCCAACACGCTCAGCGCCCGCACCAAGGGCGAGGACCACGACCTTGCCGCCGACATCCAGGAACGGGTGGTCGGCATCTTCGAGGCCTGCAACTTCCAGGACCTCACCGGCCAGCGCATCACCAAGGTCGTCAATGCCCTGCGCTTCGTCGAGGATCGCGTCAACCGGATGATCGAGATCTGGGGCGGCATGGAGGGCTTCTCGGAGATCGAGGCCGAAGAGATGGCCAAGCGCGAGGGCGACGCCGCTCTCCTCAACGGCCCGGCTCTCGATCACGTCGATGAAGATATCGCCAGCCAGGACGATATCGACGCGCTGTTCGCCTGA
- a CDS encoding DoxX family protein produces the protein MSKIQDPALLAARVLMSLIFITSGWSKLSGYAGTQAYMEAMGVPGALLPLVILTELGGGLAILLGFQTRIAAFLLAGFCLVSGYLFHYIAAQAGGDGAMMQMINFWKNVAMGGGFVAILAAGAGVFSIDGKLGKA, from the coding sequence ATGTCCAAGATTCAAGACCCGGCCCTTCTCGCCGCACGCGTTCTCATGTCGCTCATCTTCATCACGTCGGGCTGGAGCAAGCTTTCCGGCTATGCCGGCACGCAAGCCTATATGGAAGCCATGGGCGTGCCCGGCGCGCTGCTGCCGCTCGTCATTCTGACCGAACTCGGCGGCGGCCTTGCCATCCTCCTCGGCTTCCAGACCCGCATCGCGGCCTTCCTGCTCGCCGGCTTCTGTCTCGTCTCCGGCTACCTCTTCCACTATATCGCGGCCCAGGCCGGCGGTGACGGTGCGATGATGCAGATGATCAACTTCTGGAAGAACGTCGCCATGGGTGGCGGCTTCGTCGCGATCCTCGCGGCCGGCGCGGGCGTCTTCTCCATCGACGGCAAGCTCGGCAAGGCCTGA
- a CDS encoding acyl CoA:acetate/3-ketoacid CoA transferase, producing the protein MIRNKVISAAEAVALIRDDDVICTTGFVQSCIPEALHAAIEKRFVETGAPKGCTLIMCAGAGDSKGLGTGRLHHDGLLKRVIAANFGRMPKVAQAAAENRIHGYNLPQGVISQLYRACAAGQPGLFSRVGLHTYVDPRLDGGKVNAVTREDIVKLVEVEGEEWLFYKATPIDVALIRGTSADPAGNISMERESLTLDVLAQAMAAHNNGGIVIAQVERIVEHGSIKPKDVKVPGILVDCVVVAECPEDHRMNYGVQYNPALAGEIRVPVDAMPKMRLDERKIIARRAAFELPLNGVINLGVGAPDGVASVANEEKVTPYITMTTEAGAVGGVLAGGSSFGSAANAHSIIDQNQMFDFYHGRGLDLTVLGKAECDAAGNVNTSRFGGRLNGCGGFIDISQNARAVVFTGTFTAGGLEVAIEGGALHIVKEGRARKFVRNVEQITFSGKYAQMRSQPVLYVTERCVFELTPDGLELIEVAPGIDIERHILAQMDFEPLIVKPTLMDRRIFTDEPMNLMDDLLNLKLCERVSYDTDRNILFLNLEGWNVRKKGDIDDLQKILVDACVKAGKRVHSVVNHEGCRIADDLYDDYAGMIQHLLEHHYATTTRYSTSAFLRLKMQEALSKRGIAPHVFERQEEAHAFLLEHVSGVQAGFKNGAASLDAHCRMH; encoded by the coding sequence ATGATCAGGAACAAAGTCATCAGCGCCGCCGAGGCGGTTGCCCTCATCCGCGACGACGACGTGATCTGCACGACGGGCTTCGTCCAGAGCTGCATTCCCGAGGCCCTGCATGCCGCCATCGAGAAGCGCTTCGTCGAAACCGGGGCGCCAAAGGGCTGCACGCTCATCATGTGCGCCGGCGCCGGCGACAGCAAAGGCCTCGGCACCGGCCGCCTGCATCATGACGGACTTCTGAAACGCGTGATCGCGGCGAACTTCGGACGCATGCCGAAGGTCGCCCAGGCGGCAGCCGAGAACCGGATCCACGGTTACAATCTGCCTCAGGGCGTCATCTCGCAGCTCTACCGGGCCTGCGCAGCCGGACAGCCGGGCCTCTTCTCAAGGGTCGGCCTGCACACCTACGTCGATCCACGTCTCGATGGCGGCAAGGTCAACGCCGTCACCCGCGAGGACATCGTCAAGCTGGTCGAGGTCGAGGGCGAGGAGTGGCTTTTCTACAAGGCGACCCCCATCGACGTCGCGCTGATCCGTGGCACCAGCGCCGATCCGGCCGGCAACATCAGCATGGAGCGCGAGAGCCTGACGCTCGATGTGCTGGCGCAGGCGATGGCCGCCCACAACAACGGGGGTATTGTCATCGCGCAGGTCGAGCGGATCGTCGAGCACGGCTCGATCAAGCCCAAGGACGTGAAGGTTCCCGGCATCCTCGTCGACTGCGTCGTCGTCGCGGAATGCCCGGAAGACCACCGGATGAACTACGGCGTCCAGTACAATCCCGCTCTTGCCGGCGAGATCCGGGTACCGGTCGATGCGATGCCGAAGATGCGCCTCGACGAGCGCAAGATCATCGCTCGGCGGGCGGCCTTCGAACTGCCGCTCAACGGCGTGATCAATCTCGGTGTCGGCGCGCCGGACGGTGTCGCATCGGTGGCCAACGAGGAGAAGGTGACGCCCTATATCACCATGACGACCGAGGCCGGCGCTGTCGGCGGCGTGCTGGCGGGCGGCTCCAGCTTCGGTTCGGCGGCGAACGCCCACTCGATCATCGACCAGAACCAGATGTTCGACTTCTACCATGGCCGCGGCCTCGACCTGACCGTGCTCGGCAAGGCGGAGTGCGATGCGGCCGGCAACGTCAACACCAGCCGCTTCGGCGGCCGGCTCAACGGCTGCGGCGGCTTCATCGACATCTCACAGAATGCCCGCGCCGTCGTCTTCACGGGCACCTTCACGGCCGGCGGGCTGGAAGTCGCCATCGAAGGCGGCGCCCTGCACATCGTCAAGGAAGGAAGGGCGCGCAAGTTCGTCAGGAATGTCGAGCAGATCACCTTCTCGGGCAAATATGCGCAGATGCGCTCGCAGCCGGTTCTTTACGTCACGGAGCGCTGCGTCTTCGAACTGACGCCGGACGGACTGGAACTCATCGAGGTCGCACCCGGCATCGACATTGAGCGCCATATCCTGGCGCAGATGGACTTCGAGCCCCTGATCGTCAAGCCGACGCTCATGGACCGGCGGATCTTCACCGACGAGCCGATGAACCTGATGGACGACCTGCTCAATCTCAAGCTTTGCGAGCGCGTGAGCTATGACACAGATCGCAACATCCTGTTCCTCAATCTGGAGGGATGGAACGTGCGCAAGAAGGGCGACATCGACGATCTGCAGAAGATTCTCGTCGACGCCTGCGTCAAGGCCGGCAAGCGCGTCCACTCGGTGGTCAATCACGAAGGCTGCCGCATCGCCGACGATCTCTACGATGACTATGCCGGCATGATCCAGCATCTGCTGGAGCACCACTACGCGACGACGACCCGCTATTCGACGAGCGCCTTCCTGCGGCTGAAAATGCAAGAGGCCCTGAGCAAGCGCGGCATCGCCCCGCATGTGTTCGAGCGTCAGGAGGAGGCCCACGCCTTTCTGCTGGAGCATGTCTCCGGCGTGCAGGCCGGATTCAAGAACGGCGCGGCGAGCCTTGATGCGCATTGCCGGATGCATTGA
- the hisG gene encoding ATP phosphoribosyltransferase codes for MNGNLVIAIPSKGRLQEQTLAFFERAGLVIRQARGSRDYFGTIAGLDSVEVQFRSASEIAREVGAGNVHLAITGTDLLHETLGPAHAEIEPGETLDDFAPAPAHLITRLGFGHANLVIAVPQAWLDVVSMADLADVAARFRLKHHRPMRVATKYVGLTRRFLTGHGVYDYLIVESPGATEGAPAAGTAELIVDITSTGRTLADNGLKIIDDATIMRSQAALVASLAATWGDDQKAAARAILTRIAADAEARATLRVEADLTAATGITGELAERFGVSAPFASAEGRVILLTPAGRVHDLSTYLLSQGATTITVSRMDYVFKAENPLYDALAARLG; via the coding sequence GTGAACGGCAATCTCGTCATCGCGATCCCCTCCAAGGGACGGCTTCAGGAGCAGACGCTCGCCTTCTTCGAGCGCGCCGGCCTCGTCATCCGGCAGGCGCGCGGCAGCCGCGACTATTTCGGCACCATCGCCGGGCTCGACAGCGTCGAGGTGCAGTTCCGTTCCGCCTCCGAGATCGCCCGCGAGGTCGGCGCCGGCAACGTGCATCTTGCCATCACCGGCACGGACCTTCTGCACGAAACGCTCGGCCCCGCCCATGCCGAGATCGAGCCGGGCGAAACATTGGACGACTTTGCGCCCGCGCCCGCACACCTCATCACGCGGCTCGGCTTCGGCCACGCCAATCTCGTCATCGCCGTGCCACAGGCCTGGCTCGACGTCGTCTCGATGGCCGACCTTGCCGATGTCGCCGCGCGCTTCCGCCTGAAGCACCACCGGCCGATGCGGGTCGCGACGAAATATGTCGGCCTCACCCGCCGCTTCCTCACCGGCCACGGCGTCTACGATTATCTGATCGTGGAAAGCCCCGGCGCGACCGAGGGGGCGCCCGCCGCCGGCACCGCCGAACTCATCGTCGACATCACCTCGACCGGCCGCACGCTCGCCGACAACGGGCTCAAGATCATCGACGATGCGACGATCATGCGCTCGCAGGCCGCGCTCGTCGCCTCGCTGGCCGCGACCTGGGGAGACGACCAGAAGGCGGCCGCGCGCGCGATCCTGACCCGCATCGCGGCCGATGCCGAGGCCCGCGCGACGTTGCGCGTGGAGGCCGACCTGACGGCGGCGACGGGCATCACCGGGGAACTGGCCGAACGCTTCGGCGTCAGCGCGCCGTTCGCGTCTGCCGAGGGCCGCGTCATCCTGCTGACGCCGGCCGGCCGGGTGCACGATCTTTCGACCTACCTGCTGTCGCAGGGCGCCACGACCATCACGGTCTCGCGCATGGACTATGTCTTCAAGGCCGAGAATCCGCTCTACGACGCGCTGGCGGCACGGCTCGGCTGA